Proteins from a single region of Sinorhizobium alkalisoli:
- a CDS encoding site-specific integrase encodes MAVPRHLTGRIGLREIKFSLRTVDPTTAHLIGRRVSVDLDAFLLRLPHMPDLAPEDVQKIIQDYFRQALRGSNELAYLLPRDPTYDREGEIAYLKSRIDQLGDLAASHSYASVQDDAVALLKANASGLWSPASELFQRLCEGLLRADRENARILAAKLAGQFDETSPKDPLFAGILVEEMPPPPGEENTPTKVDTLASVAALFHSQKSKYDWVKKTAADAQRVLSLAEGIIGKDKPIAKLGIEDVKAVRDAISQVPPNYMKSAAGKGISVQDAIKGNGGGACLALKTQDKYFTMFRQLLIFAKDEGYIEKIPGEGIKIAGATKANAIDGRLPYSKEQLKAIFASPLFVGHSEKRHEPGPSMIRDGKYWVPLVALYSGMRMGEIIQLLVTDIKQEGDIAYFDVSKGEGKQVKTASSVRRVPVHKVLVELGLLDLTKNKPAGNRIFDELGVGTDGYHSQVFSKWWGRYSKAIGFHTDKTAFHSFRHNFKDALQSAEVQEYVAKALMGHANKDVHSQYGSGPTLQILKKNIDKVSYGLH; translated from the coding sequence ATGGCGGTACCGCGCCACTTGACGGGTCGTATAGGTTTGCGTGAGATCAAATTCTCTTTGCGCACCGTCGATCCGACGACCGCGCATTTGATTGGACGTCGAGTTAGTGTTGACCTGGATGCGTTCCTGCTGAGGCTGCCTCATATGCCAGATCTGGCACCGGAAGACGTACAGAAGATCATTCAGGATTACTTTCGACAGGCGCTACGCGGGTCCAACGAGCTTGCTTATCTTTTGCCTCGTGATCCGACCTATGATCGAGAAGGCGAGATCGCATACCTCAAGTCGCGAATTGATCAACTCGGCGACTTAGCAGCCTCACATTCCTACGCGTCGGTTCAAGACGATGCGGTCGCGTTGCTAAAGGCTAACGCGTCGGGACTGTGGTCGCCGGCATCGGAGCTCTTCCAAAGGCTCTGCGAGGGCTTATTACGCGCAGACCGCGAAAATGCCCGCATCCTTGCCGCGAAATTGGCCGGCCAATTCGACGAGACTTCGCCGAAGGATCCGTTGTTTGCGGGAATTCTTGTCGAGGAAATGCCTCCGCCGCCAGGGGAGGAAAATACGCCGACAAAGGTAGACACTTTGGCCTCCGTCGCAGCGCTATTTCATAGTCAGAAATCCAAATACGACTGGGTCAAGAAGACGGCCGCAGATGCGCAGCGTGTTCTATCTTTGGCCGAGGGCATTATCGGGAAAGACAAGCCGATAGCAAAGCTTGGCATTGAAGACGTGAAGGCGGTCCGAGACGCCATTTCGCAGGTACCCCCGAATTATATGAAATCGGCCGCTGGCAAGGGCATCAGCGTGCAGGATGCAATCAAAGGAAACGGCGGCGGTGCCTGCCTAGCGCTAAAAACGCAGGACAAGTATTTTACGATGTTTCGGCAGCTCTTAATCTTCGCGAAGGATGAAGGCTATATCGAAAAAATTCCCGGTGAAGGGATAAAAATTGCGGGAGCGACAAAGGCGAATGCGATCGATGGTCGCCTTCCGTATTCGAAGGAGCAACTGAAGGCCATCTTTGCTTCGCCTCTATTCGTCGGTCACTCGGAAAAGCGTCACGAACCAGGGCCGTCGATGATCCGGGATGGCAAATACTGGGTCCCGCTGGTAGCGCTCTACTCCGGGATGCGGATGGGAGAGATTATCCAACTGCTTGTAACCGATATAAAGCAAGAAGGTGATATAGCCTATTTCGATGTGTCGAAGGGCGAGGGCAAGCAAGTCAAGACGGCGTCAAGCGTACGCCGCGTCCCGGTGCACAAGGTCCTGGTGGAATTGGGTCTTCTTGATCTCACAAAAAACAAACCCGCCGGAAACAGGATTTTCGACGAGCTTGGTGTAGGCACCGACGGCTATCATTCTCAGGTTTTCAGCAAATGGTGGGGGCGATACTCTAAAGCAATCGGCTTCCACACCGACAAAACGGCGTTCCACTCATTTCGGCACAATTTTAAAGACGCGCTTCAATCGGCTGAGGTGCAAGAATATGTCGCGAAAGCCCTGATGGGCCATGCGAACAAGGATGTACATAGCCAGTACGGTAGTGGTCCAACTCTGCAAATTCTAAAGAAAAATATCGATAAGGTGTCCTACGGCTTACATTGA
- the rpmA gene encoding 50S ribosomal protein L27, which yields MAHKKAGGSSRNGRDSESKRLGVKKFGGEAVIAGNIIVRQRGTKWHPGANVGLGKDHTIFALTAGNVDFRTKANGRVYVSVMPKAEAAE from the coding sequence ATGGCACACAAGAAAGCTGGCGGTTCGTCGCGCAACGGTCGCGATTCCGAGTCCAAGCGCCTTGGCGTGAAGAAGTTCGGCGGCGAAGCCGTCATCGCAGGCAACATCATCGTGCGCCAGCGCGGCACGAAGTGGCATCCGGGCGCCAATGTCGGCCTCGGCAAGGATCACACGATTTTTGCGCTTACGGCTGGCAACGTGGACTTCCGTACGAAGGCCAATGGCCGAGTCTACGTGTCTGTAATGCCGAAAGCGGAAGCAGCGGAATAA
- a CDS encoding DUF6946 family protein, with product MEGHVAGIYVPSRGSGDWRCLLADPEKHWRLGYSAVSLAESWEAAKGLPNEIGQLLSSFGSPSELLLALPEHKVPLPGSHRGHSQNDLFALIRVGDQTLAAMVEGKVDESFDKPLGEWLINASTGKRERLNFICDLLGLRQPLPHTIRYQLLHRTVSAIIEAKRFKTDMAAMFVHSFSVKRSWFADFAEFVSLFGVDAEPDRLVCVRPEHTPPLYLGWATGARAGVGATGS from the coding sequence ATGGAGGGGCATGTGGCAGGTATATACGTTCCTAGCAGAGGTTCAGGTGACTGGAGATGCTTGCTGGCCGATCCCGAGAAACACTGGCGCCTAGGATACTCAGCCGTGTCATTGGCCGAATCTTGGGAAGCGGCAAAAGGCCTCCCGAATGAAATTGGACAGCTCTTGTCCTCCTTTGGCTCGCCTTCTGAGCTGCTGCTCGCGCTCCCCGAGCATAAGGTCCCACTTCCAGGTTCTCACCGCGGCCACAGTCAAAACGATCTGTTCGCCTTGATACGCGTTGGAGACCAAACCTTAGCTGCGATGGTTGAAGGGAAGGTCGATGAGAGTTTCGACAAGCCACTGGGTGAGTGGCTTATCAATGCATCAACGGGGAAGCGTGAAAGGCTTAATTTCATCTGCGATTTATTGGGATTGAGGCAACCTCTCCCTCATACCATTCGCTATCAGCTCCTGCATCGCACAGTATCTGCCATAATCGAAGCCAAGCGTTTCAAGACGGACATGGCCGCGATGTTCGTTCACTCTTTTTCAGTGAAGAGAAGCTGGTTCGCCGACTTTGCGGAGTTCGTGTCCTTATTTGGCGTAGACGCCGAGCCTGATCGGCTGGTTTGCGTCCGACCAGAGCACACACCCCCACTCTACCTGGGATGGGCGACGGGTGCTCGGGCCGGGGTGGGGGCGACGGGATCTTGA
- the rplU gene encoding 50S ribosomal protein L21, producing MFAVIKTGGKQYRVAANDVITIEKLEGVQGDKIEFTEILMVGAGADAAVGAPFVEGAVVSAEVVEQGRAKKVIAFKKRRRQNSKRSRGHRQHQTKVRILDIAAAGGKAKKASKKTEAAAEAEAAN from the coding sequence ATGTTCGCAGTCATCAAGACCGGCGGTAAGCAGTACCGCGTGGCGGCCAACGACGTCATCACCATCGAAAAGCTGGAAGGCGTTCAAGGCGACAAGATCGAATTCACCGAGATCCTGATGGTCGGCGCCGGCGCCGATGCCGCCGTCGGCGCTCCGTTCGTCGAAGGTGCCGTGGTCAGCGCCGAGGTCGTGGAGCAGGGCCGCGCCAAGAAGGTCATCGCCTTCAAGAAGCGCCGCCGCCAGAACTCCAAGCGCTCGCGCGGCCATCGCCAGCACCAGACGAAAGTCCGCATCCTGGACATCGCTGCGGCCGGCGGCAAGGCGAAGAAGGCTTCGAAGAAGACCGAAGCCGCCGCTGAAGCTGAAGCTGCAAACTGA
- a CDS encoding GNAT family N-acetyltransferase, whose translation MQTELLREDQSRSPEQRLRPKRSRTDCPILLSPRLVLRAPHEDDIDALAHLANNANIATMVSRMPHPYTTADAADFVRRAKAGTTAGTIGKCVYAITKADNGAFLGCCGIEPHEDGKTVELGYWLGQPYWNQGYATEAAQALTDMAFRTRDIDQIDARCRVMNVASRRVIQKCGFQFQGSGMVGSLALGGMMAVEWYRLDRKTWVSLRSWGGNR comes from the coding sequence ATGCAAACCGAGCTCCTGAGGGAAGACCAGTCCCGGTCTCCCGAACAAAGGCTGAGGCCCAAGAGGTCAAGGACCGACTGCCCGATATTGTTATCGCCCCGGCTCGTTCTGCGCGCGCCGCATGAAGACGATATCGACGCCCTTGCCCATCTTGCCAACAACGCCAACATCGCCACCATGGTCTCGCGCATGCCGCACCCCTATACCACGGCGGATGCGGCCGATTTCGTGCGACGCGCAAAAGCCGGCACGACTGCAGGCACGATCGGCAAGTGCGTCTACGCGATCACGAAGGCGGACAATGGCGCATTCCTCGGCTGCTGCGGGATCGAGCCGCATGAGGACGGCAAGACGGTCGAGCTCGGCTACTGGCTGGGCCAGCCCTACTGGAACCAGGGCTATGCGACGGAAGCGGCGCAGGCGCTCACCGACATGGCCTTCCGCACCCGCGACATCGACCAGATCGATGCGCGCTGCCGGGTCATGAACGTCGCCTCGCGCCGGGTCATCCAGAAGTGCGGCTTTCAGTTCCAGGGCTCCGGCATGGTCGGCAGCCTCGCGCTCGGCGGCATGATGGCGGTCGAATGGTACCGGCTCGACCGCAAGACCTGGGTCTCGCTCAGAAGCTGGGGAGGAAACCGATGA
- a CDS encoding helix-turn-helix transcriptional regulator, which yields MPQDVLQFRSREAARYLGISASTLAKMRMRGDGPAFIKAGSRIVLYAKADIDAWLTTRRRSSTSAKDPN from the coding sequence ATGCCGCAAGATGTACTACAGTTTCGATCTCGTGAGGCAGCCCGCTATCTCGGCATTTCGGCCTCGACCCTGGCAAAGATGCGGATGCGGGGCGATGGGCCAGCCTTCATCAAGGCGGGAAGCCGCATCGTGCTTTACGCAAAGGCAGACATCGACGCCTGGCTGACAACTCGCCGTCGCAGCTCAACGTCGGCGAAAGACCCGAACTGA
- a CDS encoding GNAT family N-acetyltransferase: MNALVQDRARLVARPDPGPCPVIETKRLVLRPHRLADAPAIAESLADFQVARMLMRVPAPYHQQDALDWLNRQTALQDWALAITSGDDVHIGCVGIELREGQWHVGYWLNRFYWGRGLMSEVVYAAVERFFRRMPGATLHSGVFADNPASLKVQEKLGFKITGCSQVFARARNAMVAHIETRLTAGDLTRPH; the protein is encoded by the coding sequence ATGAACGCGCTCGTTCAAGACCGAGCGCGCCTCGTCGCGCGGCCCGACCCTGGCCCTTGCCCGGTGATCGAAACCAAGCGTCTGGTGCTCCGGCCGCACCGGCTTGCCGATGCGCCGGCGATCGCCGAGTCGCTTGCCGATTTCCAGGTGGCGCGCATGCTCATGCGCGTGCCGGCGCCCTATCACCAGCAGGACGCGCTCGACTGGCTGAACCGCCAGACGGCCCTCCAGGATTGGGCGCTCGCGATCACCAGCGGCGACGACGTCCATATCGGCTGCGTCGGCATCGAGCTGAGAGAGGGCCAATGGCATGTCGGCTATTGGCTGAACCGCTTCTATTGGGGCAGGGGCCTCATGTCCGAGGTGGTTTATGCGGCGGTCGAGCGCTTCTTCCGGCGCATGCCGGGGGCGACGCTCCATTCGGGCGTCTTCGCCGACAACCCGGCCTCGCTCAAGGTGCAGGAGAAGCTCGGCTTCAAGATCACCGGCTGCAGCCAGGTGTTCGCGCGCGCCCGCAATGCCATGGTCGCGCATATCGAAACGCGGCTGACCGCCGGAGACCTCACCCGGCCGCACTGA